One window of Mesorhizobium sp. PAMC28654 genomic DNA carries:
- the otnI gene encoding 2-oxo-tetronate isomerase, with the protein MPRFSGNLSMLFGEHDFLDRFDAAARAGFKGVEYIGPYDHAPDVVAARLKKNGLTQVLFNLPAGDWAKGERGIAVLPDRVPEFRQGVAKAITYAHALGCEQVNCLAGIAPQGVAAKVLEDTFAENLAFAAEKLEQAGIKLLIEPINTRDIPGFFLNYSDQALALIDRVGSKNLYLQYDIYHMQIMEGDLARTIEANLGRIAHIQLADNPGRHEPGTGEINYPYLYDHIDRIGYSGWVGAEYKPKAGTEAGLGWLRELAGQGSAAA; encoded by the coding sequence ATGCCACGGTTTTCAGGCAATCTTTCGATGCTCTTTGGCGAGCATGACTTTCTCGATCGCTTCGATGCCGCCGCGCGCGCGGGCTTCAAGGGCGTCGAATATATCGGTCCCTACGACCATGCGCCCGATGTCGTGGCCGCGCGGTTGAAGAAGAACGGACTGACGCAGGTCCTGTTCAACCTGCCGGCCGGTGACTGGGCCAAGGGTGAGCGCGGCATTGCCGTGCTGCCCGATCGCGTCCCCGAATTCCGCCAGGGCGTTGCCAAGGCAATCACCTACGCGCATGCGCTGGGTTGTGAGCAGGTCAACTGCCTCGCCGGCATCGCGCCGCAAGGCGTTGCGGCAAAGGTGCTTGAAGATACCTTTGCCGAGAACCTGGCTTTCGCGGCGGAGAAACTGGAGCAGGCCGGCATCAAGCTTCTGATCGAGCCGATCAATACCCGGGATATTCCGGGCTTCTTCCTGAACTATTCGGACCAGGCGCTGGCGCTGATCGACCGCGTCGGCTCGAAGAACCTGTACCTGCAATACGACATCTACCACATGCAGATCATGGAGGGGGATCTCGCCCGTACCATCGAGGCAAACCTCGGCCGCATCGCGCATATCCAGCTTGCGGACAATCCCGGTCGTCACGAACCGGGGACGGGCGAGATCAACTATCCCTACCTGTATGATCATATCGACCGCATCGGCTATTCCGGCTGGGTGGGCGCTGAATACAAGCCCAAGGCCGGGACGGAAGCTGGGCTGGGTTGGCTCCGGGAATTGGCTGGGCAGGGAAGCGCTGCGGCTTAG
- the gcl gene encoding glyoxylate carboligase yields the protein MARMRAVDAAVLVLEKEGISCAFGVPGAAINPLYSALKARGSIRHVLARHVEGASHMAEGYTRAKSGNIGLCIGTSGPAGTDMITGLYSAAADSIPILCITGQAPRARLNKEDFQAVDIAAIAAPVAKWAVTVMEPYLVPMALQKAFHLMRSSRPGPVLIDLPVDVQLAEIEFDIDAYEPMMPFKPAMTRGQAEKALDMLNAAEKPLIVAGGGIINADASDLLIEFAEITGVPVIPTLMGWGAIPDDHRLMAGMCGLQTSHRYGNATMIEADFVFGIGNRWANRHTGSVDVYTKGKKFIHVDIEPTQIGRVFAPDLGVVSDAGAALKILLDVATEWKTVGKLRDWSGWARECQQRKKTMKRKTHFDQVPLKPQRVYEEMNKAFGRDTTYVTTIGLSQIAGAQFLHVYKPRNWINCGQAGPLGWTLPAALGVRAADPDRNIVALSGDYDFQFMIEELAVGAQHKLPYIHVVVNNAYLGLIRQAQRGFSMDFEVNLAFENINRTGDPEAGYGVDHVAVAEAMGCKAVRVRKPEEFAGAFKEAQRLMKEHQVPVVLEFILERVTNISMGTEIDKITEFEELAEHQEDAPTAIVMLD from the coding sequence ATGGCCAGGATGCGCGCTGTCGATGCCGCGGTTCTCGTTCTCGAAAAGGAAGGCATTTCCTGCGCCTTCGGCGTGCCGGGCGCTGCGATCAATCCCCTCTATTCGGCGTTGAAGGCGAGGGGCTCGATCCGCCACGTTCTTGCCCGCCACGTCGAGGGCGCTTCGCATATGGCTGAGGGTTACACCCGTGCCAAATCAGGCAATATCGGGCTTTGCATCGGCACATCGGGCCCGGCGGGCACCGACATGATCACCGGGCTTTACTCGGCCGCCGCCGATTCGATTCCGATCCTGTGCATCACCGGCCAGGCGCCGCGCGCCCGGTTGAACAAGGAGGATTTCCAGGCAGTCGATATCGCCGCCATCGCGGCCCCCGTCGCCAAATGGGCGGTCACCGTCATGGAGCCCTATCTGGTGCCGATGGCGCTGCAGAAGGCGTTCCATCTGATGCGCTCGTCGCGGCCGGGGCCTGTCCTGATTGATCTTCCCGTTGACGTGCAACTGGCTGAGATCGAATTCGACATCGACGCCTATGAGCCGATGATGCCGTTCAAGCCCGCGATGACACGCGGTCAGGCCGAGAAGGCGCTGGACATGCTGAATGCGGCCGAAAAGCCATTGATCGTGGCTGGTGGCGGCATCATCAATGCGGATGCCTCCGACCTTCTCATCGAATTCGCCGAGATCACCGGCGTTCCGGTCATCCCGACCTTGATGGGCTGGGGCGCGATACCCGACGATCACCGGTTGATGGCAGGCATGTGCGGCCTGCAGACCTCGCACCGCTACGGCAACGCCACCATGATCGAGGCTGACTTCGTCTTCGGTATCGGCAACCGCTGGGCCAATCGCCATACCGGTTCGGTCGACGTCTACACCAAGGGGAAAAAGTTCATTCATGTCGACATAGAGCCGACGCAGATTGGTCGTGTCTTCGCACCGGACCTTGGCGTCGTCTCGGATGCGGGCGCGGCGCTGAAGATTCTGCTCGACGTCGCCACCGAATGGAAGACGGTGGGAAAGCTGCGTGACTGGTCGGGCTGGGCCAGGGAGTGCCAGCAGCGCAAGAAGACGATGAAGCGCAAAACGCATTTCGACCAGGTGCCGCTGAAGCCGCAGCGCGTCTATGAAGAGATGAACAAGGCGTTTGGCCGCGACACCACCTATGTCACCACGATCGGGCTGTCGCAGATCGCCGGCGCGCAGTTCCTGCATGTCTACAAGCCACGCAACTGGATCAATTGCGGGCAGGCCGGACCGCTCGGTTGGACGCTGCCGGCAGCGCTCGGCGTTCGCGCCGCTGACCCGGATCGCAACATCGTGGCGCTATCTGGCGACTATGATTTCCAGTTCATGATCGAGGAACTGGCTGTTGGGGCGCAGCACAAGCTGCCTTATATCCACGTCGTCGTGAACAATGCCTATCTCGGCCTGATCCGACAGGCGCAGCGCGGCTTCTCGATGGATTTCGAAGTCAACCTCGCCTTCGAGAACATCAACCGGACCGGTGATCCCGAAGCGGGCTACGGCGTTGACCATGTCGCCGTCGCCGAAGCCATGGGTTGCAAGGCCGTCAGGGTGCGCAAGCCGGAGGAATTCGCTGGTGCCTTCAAGGAGGCGCAACGGCTGATGAAGGAACATCAGGTTCCGGTCGTGCTCGAATTCATCCTCGAGCGCGTCACCAACATCTCCATGGGCACCGAAATCGACAAGATCACCGAATTCGAGGAACTTGCCGAACATCAGGAAGACGCGCCGACGGCGATCGTCATGCTCGACTGA
- the bhcR gene encoding HTH-type transcriptional regulator BhcR codes for METNEKRQRGRPRSFNGPAEAASVQSLDRALRILAIVADGSGLSLSEIAAQSGLAASTAYRMLTTMENHGMVEFDSSDQLWSIGVETYRMGAAFLRRRKLVDRARTVMQDLMEQTGETANLGVAEDDCVVFVSQVETHQAIRAFFRPGTRSPFHASGIGKAVLAHLEPERVGAILRKAGLERFTDKTLSDLPALTRDLGRIKLRGWSVDDEERHPGMRCVAAAIFNEFGEPIGGVSVSGPTVRVTPERLAEIGPLVRNAAADVTKMIGGVRSS; via the coding sequence ATGGAAACAAACGAAAAACGCCAGCGTGGCCGTCCGCGCTCCTTCAATGGTCCGGCCGAGGCCGCTTCGGTTCAGTCGCTCGACCGGGCACTGCGCATCCTGGCTATTGTCGCGGACGGTAGCGGCCTGTCGCTCAGTGAGATCGCGGCGCAGAGCGGTCTTGCCGCCTCGACCGCCTATCGCATGCTGACGACAATGGAGAACCACGGCATGGTAGAGTTCGACTCGAGCGACCAACTGTGGTCGATCGGCGTCGAGACCTACCGCATGGGCGCGGCGTTCCTGCGTCGCCGCAAGCTGGTCGACCGCGCGCGCACCGTCATGCAGGATCTGATGGAGCAAACCGGCGAAACCGCCAATCTTGGCGTCGCCGAGGATGATTGCGTCGTCTTCGTCAGCCAGGTCGAGACACACCAGGCGATCCGCGCCTTCTTCCGGCCGGGCACGCGCAGTCCGTTCCACGCCTCGGGCATCGGCAAGGCGGTGCTGGCGCATCTCGAACCGGAACGCGTCGGCGCCATCCTGCGCAAGGCCGGCCTGGAACGCTTCACCGACAAGACGCTCTCGGATCTCCCCGCCCTCACCCGTGATCTGGGCAGGATCAAGCTGCGCGGCTGGTCCGTGGACGACGAGGAACGGCACCCGGGCATGCGCTGCGTGGCGGCGGCCATCTTCAACGAGTTTGGCGAACCAATCGGCGGCGTCTCCGTTTCAGGACCGACAGTGCGGGTGACACCGGAACGGCTGGCCGAGATCGGGCCCCTGGTGCGCAATGCCGCGGCCGACGTGACAAAGATGATCGGCGGGGTCAGATCATCCTGA
- a CDS encoding BA14K family protein, whose protein sequence is MFKRTIVSGLIATTVAATMLAGTIQPSAAHPLHHHHGYGLGIGIAAGVGGFLLGSALAQQQPQAVYVDDEGGSWHVRRCFERYDSYDPDSNTYIGHDGYRHYCRL, encoded by the coding sequence ATGTTCAAGCGCACAATCGTTTCCGGCCTCATCGCCACCACCGTCGCCGCCACCATGCTGGCCGGCACCATCCAGCCCTCGGCTGCTCATCCCTTGCATCATCATCACGGCTACGGCCTGGGCATTGGCATCGCTGCTGGCGTCGGCGGCTTCCTGCTCGGCAGCGCACTGGCACAGCAACAGCCGCAGGCCGTCTATGTCGACGACGAAGGCGGCTCATGGCATGTCCGCCGCTGCTTCGAACGCTACGACAGCTACGATCCGGACTCCAACACCTATATCGGCCACGACGGCTATCGCCACTACTGCCGGCTTTGA
- a CDS encoding glycosyltransferase family 10 domain-containing protein, with translation MILFYSTFFSKPVDIGSIPYDGPGGFTLDKRRIAEATAVVFHIPNYREIGDAFKYPGQYWIGWTMESRQNYKRFNDPMFMRHFDFTVTHETKSEIWTPYIPIKSWWDEVMAMPIPAKTETAPLALFVSKSKSNHSGRMDLIEGLWEHIPIDSYGRFKRNRTIELPDLGSRSKLAAIGRYRFGFAFENSKEPDYVTEKIYDCFKAGTVPIYLGAPNVAEFAPPGSYINADDFGSARDLADYLKYLIETPQAYEAFFAWRSKPLPDFLAERIRVLETPLFIRLLDFIRQEADNRPSNPAGRPGLPFGRREYLSTRLRKWKKKVPQ, from the coding sequence TTGATTCTTTTCTACTCGACGTTTTTCAGCAAGCCGGTCGACATCGGCTCGATCCCCTATGATGGACCAGGGGGATTTACCCTCGACAAGCGCCGCATTGCCGAAGCCACGGCTGTGGTCTTTCATATCCCCAACTATCGGGAGATTGGCGACGCCTTCAAATATCCCGGGCAATATTGGATTGGCTGGACGATGGAGAGCCGTCAAAACTACAAGCGGTTCAACGACCCGATGTTCATGCGGCACTTCGATTTCACAGTGACGCATGAGACCAAGTCCGAGATCTGGACGCCATATATACCGATAAAGAGTTGGTGGGATGAGGTGATGGCCATGCCTATTCCCGCCAAGACCGAAACGGCTCCTCTCGCGCTCTTCGTGTCTAAATCCAAGTCAAATCACAGCGGTCGAATGGACCTCATCGAGGGGTTGTGGGAGCACATTCCCATCGATTCCTATGGTCGGTTCAAGCGGAACAGGACGATCGAACTTCCGGACCTCGGATCACGGTCAAAGCTCGCTGCCATCGGGCGCTACAGGTTCGGTTTTGCGTTCGAGAATTCGAAAGAGCCGGACTATGTCACCGAGAAAATCTACGACTGTTTCAAGGCCGGGACGGTGCCGATTTACCTCGGGGCTCCCAATGTCGCTGAATTCGCCCCGCCGGGTTCGTACATCAACGCGGATGACTTCGGGAGCGCGCGTGATCTCGCTGACTATCTCAAATACCTGATCGAGACACCACAGGCATACGAAGCGTTCTTTGCGTGGCGCTCGAAGCCGCTGCCCGATTTTCTGGCGGAGAGGATTCGAGTGCTGGAGACCCCATTGTTCATCAGGTTGCTGGATTTCATTCGGCAAGAGGCTGACAACAGGCCCTCCAATCCCGCCGGCCGCCCCGGATTACCGTTTGGGCGCCGTGAGTATCTTTCCACTCGACTCCGCAAGTGGAAGAAGAAAGTCCCGCAATAG
- a CDS encoding GCG_CRPN prefix-to-repeats domain-containing protein: protein MRKIILIAFAVGAALSAVAPAEASGGCGIGFHRGPYGGCRPNRGPVVVVPGPAVGIFYPGLGYWYGGHYWGHRYRHSGGWLYR, encoded by the coding sequence ATGAGAAAGATAATTTTGATCGCTTTTGCCGTCGGAGCCGCCCTGTCGGCAGTGGCTCCTGCTGAAGCGAGTGGCGGCTGCGGCATCGGATTTCATCGTGGGCCGTATGGCGGATGTCGCCCAAATCGCGGCCCCGTGGTCGTCGTTCCCGGCCCAGCCGTAGGTATATTCTATCCCGGCCTTGGGTATTGGTACGGTGGTCATTATTGGGGCCATCGCTATCGGCACAGTGGTGGGTGGCTCTATCGCTAG
- a CDS encoding helix-turn-helix domain-containing protein, with translation MKIAEDHSDNDSAMSSMEARRSTILGDRVKFYRTARRLTLRQLGDIVGTTASFLSQLERGLSGANTSTLMLVANALGISLSDLFDERKATPHAVLTRAERPALPVSEGYRKTLLSRRPIRDVEVYCGHFDVGGSTGDAPYTHGNAHEMFLVLRGRVELTLGAETFILDEGDSIEYPTSTPHKTVNVGSTPAEVLWIIAPPTSGAIDLDEYVARKPLAAGLPQAKGEFGKDE, from the coding sequence ATGAAAATCGCCGAGGATCACAGCGACAACGACAGCGCCATGTCCAGCATGGAAGCGCGGCGGTCCACGATATTGGGCGATCGCGTCAAGTTCTATCGCACCGCACGGCGACTCACCCTGCGCCAGCTCGGCGACATCGTCGGCACCACCGCCAGCTTCCTCAGCCAGCTCGAGCGCGGCCTCTCCGGCGCCAACACCAGCACGCTGATGCTGGTAGCCAACGCACTGGGCATCAGCCTCTCCGACCTTTTCGATGAACGCAAGGCGACGCCGCACGCAGTGCTGACGCGCGCGGAGCGTCCTGCGCTTCCGGTCAGCGAAGGCTATCGCAAGACGCTGCTGTCACGCCGCCCGATACGTGATGTCGAGGTCTATTGCGGACATTTCGATGTCGGCGGCTCAACCGGTGATGCCCCCTACACCCACGGCAACGCGCACGAGATGTTCCTGGTCCTGCGCGGCCGGGTCGAACTGACGCTCGGCGCCGAGACCTTCATTCTGGATGAGGGTGACAGCATCGAATACCCCACATCGACGCCGCACAAGACGGTGAATGTCGGCAGCACGCCCGCCGAAGTGCTGTGGATCATCGCACCGCCAACCAGCGGCGCCATCGATCTCGACGAATATGTAGCCCGGAAACCACTCGCGGCCGGGTTGCCTCAAGCAAAAGGCGAGTTTGGGAAGGATGAGTAA
- a CDS encoding extracellular solute-binding protein: protein MGYRSTLAKIVGATALAAMATSGVYAQSAPPAGTVVDGSLKGKTLTFVSYGGIYQDGQVAALKEFVDKSGVKLLNDGPTEIAKLQAQVESGNVTWDVVDTDDLPPFVHCGKLFQKLDLTKIDISKIPAGQVGECSVPAMNYGAILMYKNATYKDNPPKDWKDFFDTKKFPGTRAIDGSGSPIGGLIEQGILADGGSVEKMTAADIDKGIAKIKAIGPDTIFWKTGAESQQLAESGEADMIIMWTGRAMTAVKNGAAYTPVWKDWLVVMDQLTIPVGAKDTDASYALINAYLGKKSQEILTEQTSYSPINTESQPKVDASVAAFLTNSPDHAKQGYQQNIKFWVANFAAASDKWTALMAGN from the coding sequence ATGGGATACAGATCAACGCTTGCGAAGATTGTTGGCGCGACAGCGCTCGCGGCCATGGCGACCTCGGGTGTTTACGCGCAGAGCGCGCCGCCGGCCGGCACCGTCGTCGACGGTTCGCTGAAAGGAAAGACCCTGACCTTCGTGTCCTATGGCGGCATCTATCAGGACGGACAGGTCGCCGCCCTCAAGGAGTTCGTCGACAAGAGCGGCGTCAAGCTGCTGAACGACGGACCGACCGAAATCGCCAAGCTCCAGGCGCAGGTGGAGTCCGGCAATGTGACCTGGGATGTCGTCGACACGGACGATCTTCCGCCATTCGTGCATTGCGGAAAACTGTTCCAGAAACTCGACCTGACTAAGATCGACATCTCGAAGATCCCGGCAGGACAGGTCGGTGAGTGCAGCGTGCCGGCGATGAACTACGGCGCAATTCTCATGTACAAGAACGCCACCTACAAGGACAATCCGCCAAAAGACTGGAAGGACTTCTTCGACACCAAGAAATTCCCGGGCACCCGCGCCATCGACGGCAGCGGAAGCCCGATCGGCGGCCTTATCGAACAGGGCATCCTGGCCGATGGCGGCTCGGTCGAGAAGATGACGGCCGCGGATATCGACAAGGGCATAGCCAAGATCAAGGCCATCGGCCCGGACACGATCTTCTGGAAAACCGGCGCTGAATCCCAGCAACTCGCCGAATCCGGTGAAGCCGACATGATCATCATGTGGACGGGCCGCGCCATGACGGCAGTGAAGAATGGCGCCGCCTATACTCCGGTGTGGAAGGACTGGCTGGTCGTCATGGATCAGCTGACCATCCCGGTCGGGGCCAAGGACACCGACGCGTCCTACGCGCTGATCAATGCCTATCTCGGCAAGAAGTCGCAGGAGATATTGACCGAGCAGACCTCCTATTCGCCCATCAACACCGAATCACAGCCGAAGGTGGATGCTTCCGTCGCCGCCTTCCTGACCAACTCGCCCGACCACGCCAAGCAGGGCTACCAGCAGAACATCAAGTTCTGGGTCGCCAATTTCGCGGCGGCGTCCGACAAGTGGACGGCGCTGATGGCCGGCAACTGA
- a CDS encoding ABC transporter permease, translating to MSQKSQISTAGDANPRPAGGAPASRRRPWLAAYPSLLAMPALLLLIAAMGYPLLTVTLRSFSDPAWGLQSYVWFFSTPVNVTVLWRTFSIAAWVTIVCVIAAYPYAYLMTAVGPRLRLALILCVLVPFWVSGVVRTLAWVILLQDSGIINSLIRLLGFDGVKLIRTQTGVVIGMAQVLLPFMILPLYSVMRGIDLRLVQAARSLGARPPRAFLQIYLPLSLPGVFAGAIIVFILSLGFYITPALLGGPRSTMLSTLVQSQVLSLLNWGRGGAMGVVLLVATFVLLALAAPLMRQRHKQASRS from the coding sequence GTGAGCCAGAAATCGCAAATATCCACGGCCGGGGACGCAAATCCCCGGCCGGCGGGCGGCGCGCCTGCATCGCGGCGGCGCCCGTGGCTTGCCGCCTATCCCTCGCTGCTGGCGATGCCGGCCTTGCTGTTGCTCATCGCTGCCATGGGCTATCCGCTGCTGACCGTCACGCTGCGCAGTTTCTCGGACCCCGCCTGGGGCTTGCAGAGCTACGTCTGGTTCTTTTCCACACCGGTGAACGTCACGGTTCTGTGGCGCACCTTTTCCATCGCGGCATGGGTCACCATCGTCTGCGTGATCGCAGCCTATCCCTACGCCTATCTCATGACCGCGGTCGGGCCGCGCCTGCGGCTGGCCCTCATCCTGTGCGTGCTGGTGCCGTTCTGGGTCAGCGGTGTCGTGCGCACCTTGGCCTGGGTCATCCTGCTGCAGGATTCCGGCATCATCAATTCGCTCATCAGGCTGCTCGGCTTTGACGGCGTGAAGCTTATCCGCACGCAGACCGGCGTCGTCATCGGCATGGCGCAGGTCCTGCTGCCCTTCATGATCCTGCCGCTCTATTCGGTCATGCGCGGCATCGACCTGCGCCTCGTCCAGGCGGCGCGCAGCCTGGGCGCGCGCCCCCCGCGCGCCTTCCTGCAGATCTATCTGCCGTTGTCGCTGCCGGGCGTATTCGCCGGCGCCATCATCGTGTTCATCCTGTCGCTCGGCTTCTACATCACGCCGGCTCTGCTTGGCGGGCCGCGCAGCACGATGCTGTCGACGCTGGTGCAGAGCCAGGTTCTCAGCCTGCTCAACTGGGGTCGCGGCGGCGCCATGGGCGTCGTGCTGCTGGTTGCAACCTTCGTGCTGCTGGCGCTCGCGGCACCGCTGATGCGCCAACGCCACAAACAGGCGTCCCGATCATGA
- a CDS encoding ABC transporter permease, whose translation MKTPFRIILGLFCLLVAVWLVMPTLVIIPMSFNEKKSLAFPPSGFSWQWYENFFTNPDWLSSFFNSLRVASLVAVAATLIGTLAALGLGRMKHSGAGLLRAILITPMIVPGVVLAIGIYAVYLDYQLVGTTIGFVIAHTMLAIPFVIIAVSASLEVFDVRLETAAASLGANRFTTFRTVTLPLIAPGILSGLLFAFVTSFDEIIVALFITSPYLKTLPVQIFTSITRDADPTVTAVGTIIFIATTLIISAGLIISSKSKRS comes from the coding sequence ATGAAGACGCCCTTCCGCATCATACTTGGCCTGTTCTGCCTGCTAGTCGCCGTCTGGCTGGTGATGCCGACCCTGGTCATCATCCCGATGTCGTTCAACGAGAAGAAGTCGCTGGCCTTCCCACCTTCGGGCTTCTCCTGGCAGTGGTACGAGAATTTCTTCACCAACCCCGATTGGCTGTCGAGTTTCTTCAATTCGCTCAGGGTAGCAAGCCTCGTTGCTGTTGCCGCGACGTTGATTGGCACGCTGGCCGCGCTCGGCCTTGGCCGCATGAAGCACTCCGGCGCCGGCCTGCTGCGCGCCATCCTGATCACGCCGATGATCGTGCCCGGCGTGGTCCTGGCGATCGGCATCTATGCCGTCTATCTCGATTACCAGCTCGTCGGCACCACCATCGGCTTCGTCATCGCCCACACGATGCTGGCGATCCCCTTCGTCATCATCGCCGTGTCGGCAAGCCTCGAAGTGTTCGACGTGCGGCTGGAGACCGCCGCGGCAAGCCTAGGCGCCAACCGCTTCACCACGTTCCGCACCGTGACCTTGCCGCTGATCGCGCCTGGCATCCTGTCCGGCCTGCTGTTTGCCTTCGTGACCTCCTTCGACGAAATCATCGTCGCGCTGTTCATCACCAGCCCCTATCTGAAAACCCTGCCAGTGCAGATCTTCACCAGCATCACCCGTGATGCCGACCCCACGGTGACAGCCGTCGGAACGATCATCTTCATTGCCACGACGCTGATCATCAGCGCCGGGCTGATCATCAGCTCTAAATCGAAGAGGAGTTGA
- a CDS encoding ABC transporter ATP-binding protein: MSASNTRERGAAIDIQGATKRYGNFTALDDVSLHIEPGEFMTLLGPSGSGKTTTLNVVAGFTDLTSGDLAVGGKSIVALPAHKRNIGVVFQHYALFPHMTVGKNVAYPLTLRGMDKQARDRHVARALDMVKMADFAHRYPAELSGGQQQRVALARAIVFDPPLLLMDEPLGALDKKLREWLQLEIKRIHRELGTTFVYVTHDQEEALVLSDRIAVFNQGRIEQVGTGRQLYDEPTTLFVAKFIGESTSLRGAAETSGGETSLTIVGQKIVARGKLASGQKPVVLLRPEKLSLASANAPVADGQNSLTAQVSEAIYLGSGSKYQVTLRDGSVAVVRASLEAKSFSIGDTVDLRWSTVDAKLLADDDRADMTMT; the protein is encoded by the coding sequence ATGTCTGCGTCCAACACCAGAGAACGCGGCGCGGCCATCGACATTCAAGGCGCCACCAAGCGTTACGGCAATTTCACCGCGCTCGACGACGTAAGCCTGCATATCGAGCCGGGCGAGTTCATGACATTGCTGGGCCCCAGCGGATCAGGCAAGACCACCACGCTCAACGTCGTTGCTGGTTTTACGGACCTGACCTCCGGCGACCTGGCCGTAGGCGGGAAGAGTATCGTCGCCCTGCCCGCTCACAAACGCAACATCGGGGTGGTCTTCCAGCACTATGCGCTGTTTCCGCACATGACCGTCGGAAAGAACGTTGCCTATCCGCTCACACTGCGCGGCATGGACAAGCAGGCGCGCGACCGCCATGTCGCGCGCGCGCTCGACATGGTCAAGATGGCCGATTTCGCGCATCGCTACCCAGCCGAGCTTTCCGGCGGCCAGCAACAGCGTGTGGCATTGGCCCGCGCCATCGTCTTCGATCCGCCCCTGCTTTTGATGGATGAGCCGCTCGGCGCACTCGACAAAAAACTTCGCGAATGGCTGCAGTTGGAGATCAAGCGCATCCATCGCGAACTCGGCACCACCTTCGTCTATGTGACGCATGACCAGGAAGAGGCGCTGGTTCTGTCCGACCGCATCGCGGTGTTCAACCAGGGGCGTATCGAACAGGTGGGAACCGGCCGCCAGCTCTATGACGAGCCAACGACCTTGTTCGTGGCGAAGTTCATCGGGGAATCGACCAGTTTGCGCGGCGCCGCGGAAACTTCAGGCGGCGAGACCAGCCTGACGATTGTCGGCCAGAAGATCGTGGCCAGGGGAAAACTCGCCAGCGGTCAGAAGCCGGTGGTCCTGCTGCGGCCGGAGAAACTGTCGCTTGCCAGCGCGAACGCGCCTGTGGCCGACGGGCAGAACAGCCTCACCGCTCAGGTCAGCGAAGCGATCTATCTGGGGTCCGGTTCGAAATACCAGGTGACGCTTCGCGATGGTTCAGTGGCCGTCGTGCGCGCGTCGCTCGAGGCCAAGTCTTTCTCTATTGGCGACACAGTCGATCTGCGCTGGTCGACCGTCGATGCAAAACTTCTTGCCGACGACGACCGCGCCGACATGACAATGACCTGA